A region of Arabidopsis thaliana chromosome 5, partial sequence DNA encodes the following proteins:
- a CDS encoding Polyketide cyclase/dehydrase and lipid transport superfamily protein (Polyketide cyclase/dehydrase and lipid transport superfamily protein; CONTAINS InterPro DOMAIN/s: Lipid-binding START (InterPro:IPR002913); BEST Arabidopsis thaliana protein match is: Polyketide cyclase/dehydrase and lipid transport superfamily protein (TAIR:AT1G64720.1); Has 30201 Blast hits to 17322 proteins in 780 species: Archae - 12; Bacteria - 1396; Metazoa - 17338; Fungi - 3422; Plants - 5037; Viruses - 0; Other Eukaryotes - 2996 (source: NCBI BLink).) has translation MALLESIILGLITGWLAFVIGLVIGWAWKPRWVSSSNNRQVKLQCSAPRSFDLSLPSSSPSSVVTSPLKGFGSAPCLKALVCDTWTMALRQQRQTVSPDSSSSSYDSSEQHLDLVSRVKKTKERLPNTVTELDLRHLVQLVERKDGGQAWIQMMDRFTPGMRYQAWLREPKNGPTEYRSRTVFEDATPVMLRDFFWDDEFRPTWDTMLSNSTTVEECPSTGTMIVRWIRKFPFFCSDREYVIGRRIWNCGNSYYCVTKGVSVPSIPPNNKQKRVDLFYSSWCIRPVESRRDDGVTSACEVLLFHHEDMGIPREIAKLGVKRGMWGAVKKMEPGLRAYQTHRLSDGGTKLSRSAFMAQINTKITQDHLISLSNGASPVTETPVTLNQGNRAANLKKLLIIGGAVAVVCSLSGGAFVPPAFLLGFGKRFVNGGRKRQLEGTTRSESQTTSS, from the exons ATGGCTTTGCTTGAGAGTATAATATTAGGGCTAATCACAGGATGGTTAGCTTTTGTTATTGGGTTGGTTATTGGATGGGCATGGAAACCAAGatgggtttcttcttctaataatCGACAAGTCAAATTACAATGTTCTGCTCCAAGATCTTTTGATTTGTCtttaccatcttcttctcctagtTCTGTTGTTACTTCTCCTTTGAAGGGTTTTGGATCAGCTCCTTGCTTAAAGGCTCTTGTTTGTGATACATGGACTATGGCTTTAAGACAACAGAGACAAACAGTTTCtcctgattcttcttcttcttcatatgatTCTTCTGAACAAcatttggatttggtttcAAG agtgaagaaaacaaaggagaGATTGCCTAATACTGTAACAGAGTTAGATTTGAGACATCTTGTGCAATTGGTTGAGAGGAAAGATGGTGGTCAAGCTTGGATTCAGATGATGGATCGTTTTACTCCTGGTATGAGATACCAAGCTTGGTTGAGAGAACCTAAG aatgGTCCTACTGAGTATAGAAGTAGAACTGTGTTTGAAGATGCAACTCCTGTGATGTTAAGAGACTTTTTCTGGGATGATGAGTTTAGACCAACTTGGGATACAATGCTTTCTAATTCCACTACTGTTGAAGAGTGTCCCAGTACTGGAACCATGATTGTTAGATGGATACGCAAG TTCCCGTTCTTCTGCAGTGATAGAGAGTATGTAATCGGTCGCAGGATATGGAATTGTGGAAACTCTTATTACTGTGTTACAAAG GGAGTATCGGTTCCTTCTATACCGcctaacaacaaacaaaaacgcGTGGATTTGTTCTACTCAAGCTGGTGCATTCGACCAG TGGAATCAAGAAGAGACGATGGGGTAACAAGTGCCTGCGAAGTACTTCTATTCCACCACGAAGACATGGGAATACCTAGAGAAATCGCAAAGCTTGGAGTGAAACGAGGAATGTGGGGAGcagtgaagaagatggaacCCGGTTTACGTGCTTACCAAACGCATAGACTCTCAGATGGAGGAACCAAGCTTTCTCGGTCTGCTTTCATGGCTCAAATCAACACCAAGATCACACAAGACCATCTCATCTCCCTCAGCAACGGTGCATCGCCTGTCACTGAAACTCCCGTTACATTAAACCAAGGAAACCGAGCTGCGAATCTGAAGAAACTGTTGATTATCGGTGGAGCTGTTGCGGTTGTCTGCAGTTTAAGCGGAGGTGCTTTTGTTCCTCCTGCGTttcttttaggttttgggaaaAGGTTTGTTAATGGTGGAAGAAAACGTCAGCTCGAAGGAACAACAAGAAGTGAGAGTCAGACTACTTCTTCATAG
- the PTAC15 gene encoding plastid transcriptionally active 15 (plastid transcriptionally active 15 (PTAC15); FUNCTIONS IN: molecular_function unknown; INVOLVED IN: biological_process unknown; LOCATED IN: plastid chromosome, chloroplast, nucleoid; EXPRESSED IN: 21 plant structures; EXPRESSED DURING: 13 growth stages; CONTAINS InterPro DOMAIN/s: Mitochodrial transcription termination factor-related (InterPro:IPR003690); BEST Arabidopsis thaliana protein match is: Mitochondrial transcription termination factor family protein (TAIR:AT4G14605.1); Has 1807 Blast hits to 1807 proteins in 277 species: Archae - 0; Bacteria - 0; Metazoa - 736; Fungi - 347; Plants - 385; Viruses - 0; Other Eukaryotes - 339 (source: NCBI BLink).), protein MVILSLVSCSFSVFSPPISLRLHLPPVTSLCSHGTFPASSTFRSQLQPLLISCLNHREPALTFRCSCLSSPIESGSQIESLFSLFRDIGFIEEETEMILAKNPDIKSTSLDKIGARVASLQSLKINGFPLQGLIAKCPNLLTSEEFDLVISFLVDELEGRLDPELVERLLSVVDTSILLSFNQKVRLLLLHGIPKEKISHVLNKVYLNKLLYQKSVEDIERLISFLEPFGGIGIIARRPVILNSDLDSQLIPRVDFIRNLSGEDDFATGTVLRRLPAILSYSVEHMNGQVEFLKSFAGLTSEQVFKIVHVFPNVISTSKERKLRPRIEFLKECGFDSPGMFKFLSKAPLILALSENNLSHKLGFLVKIGYKHRTKELAFAMGAVTRTSSDNMQRVIGLYLSYGLSFEDILAMSTKHPQVLQYNYTSLEEKLEYLIEYMGREVEELLAFPAFLGYKLDSRIKHRYEEKLKSRGENMSLNKLLTVSAERFSKAADNIEMICL, encoded by the exons ATGGTGATCTTATCTCTCGTCTCTTGTTCCTTCTCCGTTTTCTCACCGCCGATTAGTCTCCGGCTTCATCTCCCGCCGGTAACTTCTCTCTGCTCCCATGGAACCTTCCCTGCTTCTTCTACATTTCGGTCTCAGCTACAACCATTGCTTATCAGCTGCTTAAATCATCGAGAACCTGCTTTAACTTTCCGATGTAGCTGCCTTAGCTCTCCGATTGAATCCGGAAGTCAAATTG AATCTCTGTTTTCGTTATTCCGAGATATTGGgtttatagaagaagaaactgagaTGATTTTAGCGAAGAACCCAGATATAAAGTCGACATCTTTGGATAAAATCGGTGCTCGTGTTGCTTCTCTTCAGTCTCTGAAAATCAATGGCTTCCCGCTTCAGGGTTTGATAGCTAAGTGCCCTAATTTATTGACTTCAGAAGAATTTGATCTCGTTATTAGTTTCTTAGTTGATGAACTTGAAGGAAGGCTTGATCCTGAATTAGTTGAGCGCTTACTCTCTGTGGTAGACACATCTATCTTGCTTAGTTTTAATCAGAAGGTGAGATTGCTTCTCCTCCATGGGATACCTAAAGAAAAGATCTCTCATGTATTGAACAAAGTGTACCTAAATAAATTGCTGTATCAGAAATCAGTTGAAGATATTGAGAGATTGATTAGTTTCTTGGAACCTTTTGGTGGAATTGGTATAATTGCTAGGCGGCCAGTGATTCTCAATAGTGACTTGGATAGTCAGTTGATTCCTAGGGTTGATTTCATTAGGAATCTAAGCGGGGAAGACGATTTCGCTACTGGAACGGTGCTACGTAGACTTCCTGCCATATTGAGTTATAGTGTTGAGCATATGAACGGCCAAGTAGAGTTTCTCAAGTCTTTTGCTGGCTTGACGAGTGAGCaagtgtttaagattgttcATGTGTTCCCTAATGTTATCAGCACTAGTAAAGAGAGGAAACTGCGCCCGAGGATAGAGTTTCTGAAGGAATGCGGCTTTGATTCCCCCGGCATGTTCAAATTCTTGAGTAAAGCACCATTGATTTTAGCTCTATCCGAAAATAATCTCTCGCACAAACTCGGTTTTCTGGTGAAGATTGGATATAAGCATAGAACAAAGGAACTGGCCTTTGCGATGGGAGCTGTGACCAGAACAAGCTCTGACAATATGCAGAGGGTTATTGGACTGTACTTGAGTTATGGTCTTTCATTCGAAGACATTCTAGCAATGAGCACAAAACATCCTCAAGTCCTGCAGTATAATTATACTTCTTTAGAGGAAAAACTGGAGTATTTGATCGAGTACATGGGTCGTGAAGTCGAAGAACTTCTTGCATTCCCTGCATTTCTTGGATACAAGCTTGATAGCAGGATCAAGCATCGGTATGAAGAAAAGTTGAAGAGCAGAGGTGAGAACATGTCTCTTAACAAGCTTTTGACAGTATCAGCTGAAAGATTCTCTAAGGCGGCTGATAATATCgaaatgatttgtttatga